A section of the Rhodothermus profundi genome encodes:
- a CDS encoding response regulator, with protein sequence MKLLLIEPTRLRCRIGNLLRLGGIEEITEATSSTEALQLLQKQPYDLLLIGPHVREPSGLELLRRLRQTEGLKDTEALIFLETPTDEMVLEAAELNVQGIIVVPFDDDYLLFRVRETLRKLRQRRQPANKPTYHKRLHLVTPSASKPAS encoded by the coding sequence ATGAAGCTGCTGCTCATTGAACCCACCCGGCTTCGCTGCCGCATCGGCAATTTGCTACGCCTGGGCGGCATTGAAGAGATCACCGAGGCTACCAGCAGCACCGAGGCGCTCCAGTTGCTGCAAAAGCAACCCTATGACCTGTTGCTCATTGGCCCCCACGTCCGGGAGCCTTCCGGACTGGAGCTGCTGCGGCGCCTGCGTCAGACAGAAGGGCTGAAAGACACTGAAGCACTGATCTTTCTGGAAACTCCTACCGACGAGATGGTGCTGGAAGCCGCCGAGCTCAACGTACAGGGTATTATCGTTGTCCCCTTCGACGATGATTACTTGCTCTTTCGCGTGCGTGAGACGCTGCGCAAACTACGACAACGCCGGCAACCCGCCAACAAACCCACCTATCACAAACGACTCCATCTGGTTACGCCGTCGGCTTCTAAACCCGCTTCATAG
- a CDS encoding sodium:solute symporter family protein: MHLTWLDGALIAAYFALSLAIALYYYRRAGKDTSEFFLSGRSMPWWLAGTSMVATTFAADTPLAVSELVAYNGIAGNWLWWNFALGGVLTVFFFARLWRRSGVLTDVEFVELRYSGRAAAWLRGIKAVYFGLLMNVIIIGWVSLAMETVIEVLFPDLTLFGRTSFTILGIELSASLALVGLLVLLVGVYSLISGLWGVAVTDLFQFVLAMTGTTLLAFLALNLPEIGGLAGLKSHLPEPTFRMLPTIGEAVQGVGVLTLSAVAFAAYVGVQWWASWYPGAEPGGGGYIAQRMLGARDERHAMFSVLWFTIAHYCVRPWPWILTALVALVLFPDENPRTAYVLVMRDTLPPGLLGLLFAAFLAAFMSTVSTQLNWGVSYLVNDGWRRFVRPHANERHYVRVGRILTFLLAVISVLVTTQLESISGAWSLILTASGGLGLVLILRWYWWRINAWSELTATLVPLLLAGLALIGVPVPGLLDPFPTNLFAVVAYTTLAWVTVTLFTPPTDQATLDAFYRRVRPAGPGWRPVAARHPDIQPDTSLRTLAIDWLAGVALVYSSLFGVGQLLLGSRLWGLLLLLGAAGAGAFLWHHLRHQLPSHAPKRPVGD; encoded by the coding sequence ATGCATCTAACGTGGCTCGACGGCGCGCTGATCGCTGCCTACTTTGCGCTTTCGCTGGCCATTGCGCTGTACTACTACCGACGCGCCGGCAAAGACACGTCGGAATTTTTCCTCTCGGGCCGTAGCATGCCCTGGTGGCTGGCCGGCACCAGCATGGTAGCGACCACCTTTGCCGCCGACACGCCGCTGGCTGTTTCTGAACTGGTGGCATACAACGGCATTGCCGGCAACTGGCTCTGGTGGAATTTCGCGCTGGGAGGCGTGCTCACCGTGTTTTTCTTTGCCCGGCTATGGCGGCGAAGCGGTGTGCTGACCGACGTTGAGTTTGTCGAACTGCGCTACAGTGGACGCGCTGCAGCCTGGCTGCGTGGCATCAAGGCTGTCTACTTTGGCCTGCTGATGAACGTGATCATCATCGGCTGGGTGTCGCTGGCCATGGAGACTGTGATTGAGGTGCTGTTTCCTGATCTGACGCTGTTTGGCCGCACGTCATTCACGATTCTGGGGATTGAGCTAAGTGCTTCCCTGGCCCTGGTCGGCCTGCTGGTTCTGCTCGTAGGCGTCTATTCCCTGATTTCCGGACTCTGGGGCGTGGCCGTCACTGACCTGTTCCAATTTGTGCTGGCCATGACGGGCACCACGCTTCTGGCCTTTCTAGCGCTCAACCTGCCCGAAATCGGAGGCCTCGCGGGCCTGAAATCGCATCTGCCAGAACCCACGTTTCGCATGCTCCCCACCATCGGCGAGGCGGTCCAGGGCGTGGGCGTGCTGACCCTCTCCGCCGTGGCCTTTGCAGCCTACGTGGGCGTCCAGTGGTGGGCCAGTTGGTATCCCGGCGCTGAACCCGGTGGCGGCGGCTATATCGCGCAGCGCATGCTGGGCGCCCGAGACGAACGCCATGCCATGTTCTCGGTGCTCTGGTTTACCATTGCCCACTACTGCGTGCGCCCCTGGCCCTGGATCCTGACCGCCCTGGTGGCCCTGGTCCTGTTTCCGGACGAAAATCCCCGAACGGCCTATGTGCTCGTTATGCGCGACACCCTGCCACCGGGATTGCTGGGCCTGCTGTTTGCCGCGTTCCTGGCTGCCTTTATGAGCACCGTATCGACCCAGCTCAACTGGGGCGTTTCATACCTGGTCAACGACGGCTGGCGCCGGTTTGTGCGCCCTCATGCCAACGAGCGGCACTACGTGCGCGTCGGTCGTATCCTGACGTTCCTGCTGGCTGTTATCAGCGTGCTGGTCACTACGCAGTTGGAGTCCATCAGTGGCGCCTGGAGCCTGATTCTGACCGCCTCAGGCGGACTGGGGCTCGTGCTCATTCTGCGCTGGTACTGGTGGCGCATCAATGCCTGGAGCGAACTGACCGCTACGCTGGTGCCCCTCTTGCTGGCTGGCCTTGCCCTGATCGGCGTGCCGGTTCCGGGACTGCTGGATCCTTTTCCTACTAACCTGTTCGCCGTCGTTGCCTACACCACGCTGGCCTGGGTAACCGTCACGCTCTTTACGCCTCCTACCGACCAAGCCACACTCGACGCCTTCTACCGCCGCGTGCGCCCTGCTGGACCAGGATGGCGTCCGGTTGCCGCACGCCATCCCGACATCCAACCCGACACGTCGCTGCGCACGCTGGCCATCGACTGGCTGGCCGGTGTTGCGCTCGTCTACAGCTCCCTGTTTGGGGTCGGTCAGTTACTCCTGGGATCGCGACTCTGGGGCCTATTGTTGTTGCTGGGCGCCGCTGGTGCCGGTGCCTTTCTGTGGCACCACCTGCGCCATCAGCTTCCATCCCACGCCCCGAAACGTCCCGTCGGCGATTGA
- a CDS encoding co-chaperone GroES, with amino-acid sequence MSTFRGELIIVGDRVLIEPDEGERQTKTGLYLPATVVERERVGTGRVVKVGPGYLMPNPEYSESEPWASHKEAVRYLPLQAQPGDYAFFLKKDAIELTYDNRNYVIVPHSAILALVRPHTEDLLENLDDLGDLDDLLNS; translated from the coding sequence ATGTCCACTTTCCGCGGAGAATTGATTATCGTCGGCGATCGCGTGCTGATTGAGCCCGACGAAGGAGAGCGCCAGACAAAAACAGGCCTATACCTGCCCGCTACCGTCGTAGAACGCGAACGCGTGGGCACCGGTCGGGTCGTTAAAGTCGGCCCAGGCTACCTGATGCCCAATCCGGAATACTCCGAAAGTGAGCCCTGGGCCTCACACAAGGAAGCCGTTCGTTACCTTCCGCTCCAGGCCCAGCCCGGGGACTATGCGTTTTTTCTGAAGAAAGATGCCATTGAGCTTACGTACGACAACCGCAACTACGTGATTGTCCCCCACAGCGCTATTCTGGCCCTCGTGCGCCCGCACACCGAAGATCTGCTGGAAAACCTGGACGACCTGGGCGATCTCGACGATCTGCTCAACTCGTAG
- a CDS encoding lipopolysaccharide kinase InaA family protein, translating to MPAFPTPSQYREAVQFPEMAFVDPELQQATPEVDALGLPRAISGAFATVFVLQGRTHRWAVRCFHAPVPDLAARYRALARHLARHPTLPLVAFDFQEAGIQVEGQTWPLLKMDWAEGIPLNRFVATHLEHPEVLERLIEAWVALVAQLEAAGMAHGDLQHGNVLVAGEEDRLRLTLVDYDAVYVPALRGRKSPELGHRNYQHPDRSEADFGPWIDRFPALVIYTALQALRHRPELARRYPLDEALLFRAGDLYAPERSPLFQELAAITPLQPVVKLLQQACHLEPVQVPRLADVHQGAVKEVPGRRRARRQRVGRKARTGFERAFLPGLLGIGMLGAGLALMGGGTAGLAVGGGGALVALGMALVHYQRLPIVRRRRRLQRELAFFDELLERLRQQLVQVEQERRAFLERQQTLRQQRLEELREEALYDRLKYHFIDEAAQFEGLSHKVVIRLKAAGIRNAYQATPERVARARQLSDETRARINLWRATLVARYQHELPTRLSPAEELRLERYVRQRLARFDEERQRLLERMQAQQQERAQIAQRLEALPSLTFGRYAGYLLRICALPSLEQAPAPPAPPPVRESLPPVSVSLDETRPWWEQVA from the coding sequence ATGCCGGCGTTTCCGACGCCCAGCCAGTACCGAGAGGCGGTGCAGTTTCCGGAAATGGCGTTTGTCGATCCGGAACTGCAACAGGCCACTCCGGAAGTGGATGCCCTGGGACTACCCCGGGCCATCAGCGGGGCGTTTGCAACGGTGTTCGTGTTGCAAGGGCGCACCCATCGGTGGGCCGTGCGCTGCTTCCATGCGCCGGTGCCTGATCTGGCTGCGCGTTACCGGGCACTGGCCCGGCATCTGGCACGCCATCCAACGCTACCGCTGGTTGCCTTTGATTTTCAAGAAGCCGGTATTCAGGTAGAGGGGCAGACCTGGCCTCTGCTGAAAATGGACTGGGCCGAGGGAATTCCGCTTAACCGGTTCGTAGCCACGCACCTGGAGCATCCTGAAGTGCTTGAACGACTGATTGAAGCCTGGGTGGCGCTCGTGGCGCAACTGGAAGCAGCCGGCATGGCCCATGGGGATCTGCAGCACGGGAATGTGCTTGTCGCTGGGGAAGAAGATCGCCTGAGGCTGACGCTGGTCGATTACGACGCAGTCTATGTGCCAGCACTGCGCGGCCGCAAAAGTCCGGAACTGGGTCACCGCAACTACCAGCATCCGGATCGAAGCGAAGCCGACTTTGGACCCTGGATCGATCGCTTTCCGGCGCTGGTCATCTACACGGCCCTGCAGGCATTGCGGCATCGACCGGAGCTGGCTCGCCGCTATCCGCTTGATGAAGCCCTGCTGTTTCGGGCCGGCGATCTGTATGCGCCGGAACGTTCGCCGCTGTTTCAGGAATTGGCAGCTATAACGCCACTCCAACCTGTGGTCAAACTGCTCCAGCAGGCGTGCCACCTGGAGCCTGTGCAGGTGCCGCGGCTTGCGGACGTGCATCAGGGGGCGGTGAAGGAGGTGCCCGGGCGCCGCCGAGCTCGTCGACAGCGGGTAGGAAGGAAGGCGCGCACCGGCTTTGAACGGGCGTTCTTGCCCGGCCTGCTGGGCATTGGCATGCTCGGCGCAGGGCTTGCGCTGATGGGAGGAGGGACTGCAGGACTGGCCGTGGGGGGAGGAGGCGCCCTGGTCGCGCTGGGCATGGCGCTGGTGCACTATCAACGGCTGCCTATTGTGCGGCGCAGGCGGCGGCTGCAGCGTGAACTGGCCTTTTTCGATGAATTGCTTGAAAGGTTGCGCCAGCAACTCGTGCAGGTGGAGCAGGAACGCCGGGCGTTTCTGGAGCGGCAACAGACGCTCCGGCAGCAACGTCTGGAGGAGTTGCGCGAGGAGGCCCTGTACGATCGCCTGAAGTATCATTTCATCGACGAGGCAGCCCAGTTCGAGGGGCTGTCGCACAAGGTGGTGATCCGGCTCAAAGCGGCCGGCATCCGTAATGCCTATCAGGCCACGCCCGAGCGGGTGGCCCGCGCCCGCCAGCTCAGCGATGAGACGCGCGCCCGCATTAATCTCTGGCGAGCTACGCTGGTTGCCCGCTACCAGCACGAACTGCCTACGCGACTGTCGCCCGCCGAAGAGTTGCGGCTGGAGCGCTACGTGCGGCAGCGTCTGGCCCGCTTCGACGAGGAGCGGCAGCGGCTGCTTGAGCGCATGCAGGCCCAGCAACAAGAGCGGGCCCAGATTGCGCAACGACTGGAGGCGCTCCCCTCATTGACCTTCGGGCGCTATGCAGGCTATTTGCTCCGAATCTGTGCGTTGCCTTCGCTGGAGCAAGCCCCTGCACCTCCTGCGCCGCCGCCCGTCCGCGAGTCACTGCCTCCTGTATCGGTTTCCCTGGACGAGACGCGCCCCTGGTGGGAGCAGGTGGCCTAA
- a CDS encoding helix-turn-helix domain-containing protein, which produces MELNADLVRFVLGLKLKALRQQRGLTLQDVASRAGLSVSYLSEIEKGKKFPKPDKLIELAAVFSVSYEELISPRLDERLDPLAAVFSSDFVQEFPFELFGLTPEDLFQLFTDHPTKAGALVRTFLEIGKMYDVQVEHFLFAALRSYQQMHNNYFPELEEAARNFRAQYDLPAGEPIPPERLRQILEESYGYRIDTETLPRHPVLHNFRSVFAEGPQPVLFVNGRLLPVQQAFILARELGYQFLDLKERAITSSWLRVESFDQVLNNFRASYFAGALLLDEDTLCADLRTFLAYAHWDSAVLRAFLKRYGATPEMLCYRLTELIPQHFGLREIFFLRLFHRPGTDRFQLTKVFNLSRVPVPHGIGLGEHYCRRWPAIQLLRQLAAQTPPPDPGDDPMVAAARMHFLNEDATFFTVALARPLVLTPEQNACVAIGFLMDDHFRQQVHFAQDPALPDLEVNLTCERCPLADCAERAADPEVYQAQEAQREREAALEALLETVRSGRLP; this is translated from the coding sequence ATGGAACTCAACGCCGACCTGGTACGCTTTGTCCTGGGCCTTAAGCTCAAAGCACTCCGCCAGCAACGCGGGCTGACGCTGCAGGACGTGGCCTCGCGGGCCGGTCTGTCGGTCTCCTACCTGAGTGAGATCGAAAAGGGGAAAAAATTCCCTAAGCCAGACAAACTCATTGAGCTGGCCGCCGTCTTTTCGGTCTCTTACGAGGAGCTGATTTCGCCGCGCCTGGATGAACGGCTCGATCCGCTGGCTGCCGTGTTCTCCTCCGACTTTGTTCAAGAATTCCCGTTTGAACTGTTTGGCCTGACGCCCGAAGATCTCTTCCAGCTCTTTACCGATCACCCGACAAAGGCCGGGGCTCTGGTGCGCACGTTCCTGGAAATCGGCAAAATGTACGATGTGCAGGTCGAACACTTCCTGTTTGCCGCCCTGCGCTCCTACCAACAGATGCATAACAACTACTTTCCCGAGCTAGAAGAGGCGGCGCGGAATTTTCGGGCGCAGTATGATTTGCCCGCAGGAGAACCCATTCCCCCTGAGCGGCTGCGCCAGATTCTGGAGGAGTCGTACGGATACCGGATCGACACGGAGACCCTGCCCCGTCATCCTGTGCTCCACAACTTTCGTTCTGTTTTTGCTGAGGGCCCTCAGCCGGTGCTTTTTGTCAATGGCCGACTCTTACCGGTGCAACAGGCCTTTATTCTGGCGCGCGAACTGGGCTACCAGTTTCTGGACCTGAAAGAACGGGCCATTACGTCGTCCTGGCTTCGCGTCGAGTCGTTTGACCAGGTGCTCAACAACTTCCGGGCTTCTTACTTTGCGGGAGCACTGCTGTTGGATGAGGATACGCTCTGCGCCGATCTGCGGACGTTTCTGGCGTATGCGCACTGGGATAGCGCAGTGCTGCGGGCCTTTCTGAAGCGCTACGGTGCAACTCCTGAAATGCTCTGCTATCGCCTGACCGAGCTTATCCCGCAACACTTTGGGCTGCGCGAGATCTTTTTCCTGCGTCTGTTCCATCGGCCAGGCACCGATCGCTTTCAGCTAACCAAGGTGTTCAATCTGTCGCGGGTTCCTGTGCCGCATGGCATTGGACTGGGTGAGCATTATTGTCGCCGCTGGCCTGCCATCCAACTGCTGCGCCAACTGGCCGCCCAGACGCCGCCGCCGGACCCCGGGGACGATCCGATGGTAGCGGCAGCACGGATGCACTTTTTGAACGAAGACGCCACCTTCTTTACGGTAGCGCTGGCGCGTCCGTTGGTGCTGACGCCCGAGCAAAACGCCTGCGTAGCGATTGGCTTTCTCATGGATGACCACTTTCGGCAGCAGGTGCATTTTGCGCAGGACCCGGCGTTGCCTGATCTGGAGGTTAACCTGACCTGCGAGCGCTGTCCGCTGGCCGACTGCGCCGAACGGGCCGCCGATCCCGAAGTGTATCAGGCCCAGGAAGCCCAGCGAGAGCGTGAAGCAGCACTGGAAGCCTTGCTTGAAACGGTGCGAAGCGGACGACTGCCCTGA
- the aceA gene encoding isocitrate lyase, producing MRQPVAAAKAARLEAEWRSNPRWEGIRRPYSAQDVLRLRGSVEIAYTLADRGARRLWELLHTEPYVAALGALTGNQAMQQVKAGLKAIYVSGWQVAADANLAGQMYPDQSLYPSNSVPALVRRINNALLRADQIHHAEGDDSIDWLVPIVADAEAGFGGTLHAFELTKALIEAGAAGIHFEDQLASEKKCGHLGGKVLVPTGQFIQTLIAARLAADVMGVPTVIIARTDANAATLLTSDIDERDHPFLTGERTPEGFYRVRAGLDQAIARALAYAPYADLIWCETSTPDLDEARRFAEAIHREYPGKLLAYNCSPSFNWKKNLDEATIARFQRELAAMGYKFQFITLAGFHTLNYSMFELAYDYAREGMPAYVRLQQKEFAAAEKGFTAVRHQREVGTGYFDTVRLIISGEQSSTVALDGSTETEQFH from the coding sequence ATGCGCCAACCAGTTGCTGCGGCCAAAGCTGCGCGTCTCGAAGCCGAATGGCGGTCCAATCCGCGCTGGGAGGGTATTCGTCGTCCCTATTCCGCTCAGGACGTGCTGCGCCTGCGCGGCTCCGTCGAAATTGCCTACACGCTGGCCGATCGTGGTGCCCGTCGCCTCTGGGAACTGTTGCACACGGAACCCTACGTAGCCGCGCTCGGCGCCCTGACCGGCAACCAGGCCATGCAGCAGGTAAAGGCTGGCCTCAAGGCTATCTACGTCAGCGGCTGGCAGGTAGCCGCCGACGCCAACCTGGCCGGCCAGATGTACCCGGACCAGAGCCTCTACCCGTCGAACAGCGTTCCGGCTCTTGTGCGCCGCATCAACAACGCGCTGCTCCGCGCCGATCAGATCCACCATGCTGAAGGAGACGATTCGATCGACTGGCTGGTCCCCATCGTGGCCGACGCCGAGGCAGGCTTTGGCGGAACGCTCCATGCGTTTGAACTGACAAAAGCGCTCATCGAAGCGGGCGCTGCCGGCATCCATTTCGAAGACCAGCTCGCTTCTGAAAAGAAATGCGGCCACCTTGGCGGCAAGGTGCTCGTGCCCACCGGCCAGTTCATTCAAACGCTGATCGCCGCTCGCCTGGCCGCCGATGTCATGGGCGTACCGACTGTCATTATCGCCCGCACCGACGCCAATGCCGCTACCTTGCTCACCAGCGACATTGACGAGCGTGACCATCCTTTCCTCACCGGTGAGCGCACGCCCGAGGGCTTCTATCGCGTTCGCGCAGGCCTCGACCAGGCCATCGCCCGCGCGCTGGCCTACGCTCCCTACGCTGATCTGATCTGGTGCGAAACCTCCACGCCCGACCTGGACGAGGCCCGGCGCTTTGCTGAAGCGATCCATCGCGAATACCCGGGCAAACTGCTGGCTTACAACTGCTCGCCCTCGTTCAACTGGAAGAAGAACCTGGACGAGGCCACCATTGCCCGCTTCCAGCGAGAGCTGGCGGCCATGGGCTATAAGTTCCAGTTCATTACGCTGGCTGGCTTCCATACGCTCAACTACTCCATGTTCGAACTGGCCTATGACTACGCCCGGGAAGGCATGCCCGCCTACGTGCGCCTGCAGCAGAAAGAATTTGCTGCCGCAGAGAAAGGCTTCACGGCCGTGCGACACCAGCGCGAGGTGGGCACCGGCTACTTCGACACGGTGCGTCTGATCATTTCGGGCGAGCAGTCCAGCACTGTCGCGCTGGACGGGTCCACCGAAACCGAGCAGTTCCACTAA
- a CDS encoding protein phosphatase 2C domain-containing protein: protein MDAPLVQTFWLPRAGSSLAACEDAFAVRPGWPFAAAVADGATESIFSGAWARHLVQRFCQELPATPERLRQRIVAWRACWQPGAPQAALPWYLAAKLEEGAHAALLGLVVQSDGTWRAVAVGDAVLLHLRQGCLRQAWPLEDPAGFHHRPVLISSRGDAALPAVEGMAGRWRAGDAFILATDALGAWLLATNPARLLQLAPEEWAVHITAARRRRDLRNDDVAAVVVHCPR, encoded by the coding sequence ATGGACGCGCCGCTGGTGCAGACGTTCTGGCTGCCGCGGGCCGGGTCGTCGCTGGCCGCCTGTGAAGACGCCTTTGCGGTGCGGCCTGGGTGGCCCTTTGCTGCGGCAGTGGCAGATGGGGCAACCGAGTCGATCTTTTCGGGAGCCTGGGCCCGGCACCTGGTGCAGCGTTTCTGCCAGGAGCTTCCGGCCACGCCTGAAAGGTTGCGGCAACGGATTGTAGCGTGGCGGGCGTGCTGGCAACCCGGTGCGCCGCAAGCAGCGCTGCCCTGGTATCTGGCTGCGAAGCTGGAGGAAGGAGCGCATGCGGCGCTGCTAGGACTGGTTGTACAATCGGATGGCACCTGGCGTGCTGTAGCGGTAGGGGATGCGGTGTTACTGCATCTGCGTCAGGGTTGTTTGCGGCAGGCCTGGCCGCTGGAAGATCCAGCCGGCTTTCATCATCGGCCGGTTCTGATTAGTAGCCGGGGCGACGCCGCTCTTCCGGCTGTTGAAGGGATGGCAGGACGTTGGCGTGCAGGCGATGCGTTCATTCTAGCTACCGATGCGCTGGGGGCCTGGCTGCTGGCCACCAATCCGGCGCGGCTATTGCAGCTGGCGCCGGAGGAGTGGGCTGTACACATTACGGCGGCCCGTCGTCGTCGCGACCTGCGCAACGACGACGTAGCCGCCGTAGTGGTACACTGCCCGCGGTAG
- a CDS encoding vWA domain-containing protein: MAYSAEISRTSPTAILFLLDQSASMQEPFGGAEQRGDAAPSKARVLADVVNRLLQNLILRCAKEDGVRDYFYVGVIGYGERVQPLIRPAEGYRVAGELVPISHLAERPLRLEERLKKVPDGKGGFVERRVKFPVWFDPYAKNGTPMCQALDLAASMVRTWIDLHPHSFPPIVINITDGEATDGDPLRYAQQLRSFATDDGETLLFNVHLSSSEEPAVELPASVEELPRDEYALLLFQMSSVLPFTMRAAAEQEGYRVTMDTRGFVFNADPVALVRFLEIGTRPSTLR, encoded by the coding sequence ATGGCCTACTCTGCGGAGATCAGCCGGACCTCGCCGACAGCCATCCTGTTTTTGCTGGACCAGTCGGCTTCCATGCAGGAGCCCTTTGGCGGGGCCGAGCAGCGCGGCGATGCAGCGCCCAGCAAGGCACGGGTGCTGGCCGACGTGGTCAACCGGCTGCTTCAGAATCTGATTCTGCGCTGCGCTAAAGAAGACGGCGTGCGGGACTACTTCTACGTGGGGGTAATTGGCTATGGCGAGCGGGTGCAGCCACTGATTCGGCCTGCCGAAGGCTACCGAGTGGCAGGCGAGCTGGTCCCGATCAGCCATCTGGCCGAGCGGCCGCTGCGGCTGGAAGAACGGTTGAAAAAAGTGCCAGATGGCAAAGGGGGCTTTGTAGAGCGGCGCGTCAAATTTCCGGTATGGTTCGATCCGTATGCTAAAAATGGCACGCCGATGTGCCAGGCGCTAGATCTGGCGGCTTCAATGGTGCGTACCTGGATTGATCTGCATCCCCACTCGTTTCCGCCTATCGTCATCAACATTACCGACGGCGAGGCCACAGACGGCGATCCGCTGCGCTATGCGCAGCAGCTCCGGAGTTTTGCGACGGATGACGGCGAAACATTGCTCTTCAACGTGCACCTTTCTTCGTCTGAGGAACCGGCGGTGGAGCTACCGGCCAGCGTAGAGGAGTTGCCGCGCGACGAATATGCGCTGCTGCTGTTTCAGATGTCGAGCGTGCTGCCTTTTACCATGCGGGCGGCAGCCGAGCAGGAGGGGTATCGGGTAACCATGGATACGCGCGGCTTTGTGTTCAATGCCGATCCAGTGGCGCTGGTCCGTTTCCTGGAGATTGGGACCCGTCCGAGCACGCTGCGTTGA
- a CDS encoding tetratricopeptide repeat protein, whose amino-acid sequence MPVRFVRTWLLGSLLGLLLGKAGWAQDGAWLAYVDSLWQQGAFAEALALLNDSLQRTPNAAELLWRRSRVRVELGMRASEKQQQRALYWQALEDAQAAIAADSLNSQAYVAAAIAAGRLALVSGARAKVEHARQIRAYIDRALALDPNDDVAYHLRGRWHYEVATLSGFERTLVRLLYGGLPDASLEEAASDFRRALAIRERVVHHLELGRTLLRLGDRAGAIRELKRALALPPTEPSDTTYQEDARRLLGRIR is encoded by the coding sequence ATGCCGGTGCGTTTCGTCAGAACCTGGCTGCTGGGAAGTCTGCTCGGGTTGCTTCTCGGAAAAGCCGGATGGGCTCAGGACGGCGCGTGGCTGGCCTATGTGGACAGCCTGTGGCAACAGGGAGCTTTTGCAGAGGCGCTGGCCCTGTTGAACGATAGCCTCCAACGCACTCCGAATGCTGCCGAACTGCTCTGGCGCCGGTCGCGCGTGCGCGTTGAGCTGGGCATGCGGGCGTCTGAAAAGCAGCAGCAGCGCGCGCTGTACTGGCAGGCGCTGGAGGACGCGCAGGCGGCCATTGCGGCCGACTCGCTTAACAGTCAGGCTTATGTGGCGGCGGCCATTGCGGCAGGTCGGCTGGCGCTGGTTTCTGGCGCCCGGGCTAAGGTGGAGCACGCCCGTCAGATCCGCGCCTATATCGACCGAGCCCTCGCGCTTGATCCCAACGACGATGTGGCCTACCACCTGCGCGGTCGCTGGCACTACGAAGTCGCAACGCTCAGTGGGTTTGAGCGCACGCTGGTGCGCCTGCTCTATGGTGGATTGCCCGATGCGTCACTGGAGGAAGCGGCCTCCGATTTCCGACGAGCGCTGGCCATTCGCGAGCGCGTGGTGCACCACCTGGAGCTCGGACGCACGTTGCTACGCCTGGGCGACCGCGCCGGAGCCATTCGGGAACTGAAACGCGCGCTTGCGCTGCCTCCTACTGAGCCCAGCGATACAACCTATCAGGAAGACGCTCGCCGCTTGCTGGGGCGTATTCGCTGA
- a CDS encoding PSP1 domain-containing protein: MACGSACVQGGGCGGGCASGNGCPSLHVFDWLGHLSGPYPTYDIVEVRFKGRRKGLYRNVDRLELQAGDYVIVEADRGVHFGIVHLTGELVRLRVRAKGLDDEAEFPRIVRLATLDDIDRWEANKQQEIEAFYIARRAIERLGLPMKLVDAEWQFDHKKITFYFTADHRVDFRQLVRDLARTFRTRVELRQIGARDEAARIGGIGSCGRELCCATWLQEFKPVATQTAKIQNLPLNPARLSGQCGRLKCCLNYELEQYMAALKDFPPVDTPVETERGRGTVQKLDIFKRRVWIQYEDGSWEELALEEVKPYLRPRTTSGP, translated from the coding sequence ATGGCCTGTGGTAGCGCGTGCGTGCAGGGAGGGGGATGCGGTGGCGGATGTGCCTCCGGTAACGGTTGCCCCTCGCTGCACGTGTTCGACTGGCTGGGCCACCTCAGCGGCCCCTATCCAACCTACGACATCGTGGAAGTCCGCTTCAAAGGGCGCCGCAAGGGACTCTACCGCAATGTCGATCGGCTGGAGCTGCAGGCAGGAGACTATGTGATTGTGGAGGCAGACCGAGGTGTGCATTTTGGCATCGTGCATCTGACCGGCGAGCTTGTCCGCCTGCGCGTGCGGGCCAAAGGGCTCGACGACGAGGCTGAATTTCCTCGCATCGTGCGTCTGGCCACGCTCGACGACATCGACCGCTGGGAAGCCAACAAGCAGCAGGAAATTGAAGCGTTTTACATAGCCCGCAGGGCCATCGAACGGCTGGGCCTTCCCATGAAGCTGGTCGATGCCGAATGGCAATTCGACCACAAAAAGATCACCTTCTACTTTACGGCCGATCATCGGGTAGACTTCCGACAACTGGTGCGCGACCTGGCTCGCACGTTTCGCACGCGGGTCGAATTGCGTCAGATCGGGGCCCGCGACGAAGCAGCCCGCATTGGAGGAATCGGGTCCTGCGGCCGTGAGCTGTGCTGCGCCACCTGGCTGCAGGAGTTCAAGCCGGTCGCCACGCAAACCGCTAAAATTCAAAATCTTCCCCTTAACCCGGCCCGTCTGAGTGGCCAGTGCGGCCGGTTGAAGTGTTGCCTCAATTATGAGTTGGAACAGTACATGGCCGCGCTGAAGGATTTTCCGCCGGTAGATACGCCGGTTGAGACCGAACGCGGTCGGGGAACGGTCCAGAAGCTGGACATTTTCAAGCGGCGCGTCTGGATTCAGTACGAAGATGGGAGCTGGGAAGAGCTTGCGCTTGAGGAAGTGAAACCATACCTTCGCCCCAGAACCACCTCTGGTCCGTAA